Proteins encoded together in one Terriglobus saanensis SP1PR4 window:
- a CDS encoding YebC/PmpR family DNA-binding transcriptional regulator — protein sequence MSGHSKWATIKHKKGATDAKRGKIFTRLIKEITIAAKGGGGDPDGNPRLRTAILAAKAENMPADNIKRAIQRGTGELEGLSYEEIAFEGYGPGGVAIMVEVTTDNRNRAVSEVRHAFSKNGGNLGETGSVGYLFSKRGVIVVAKAGTNEDKITEVVLEAGADDLSEEGDNWEILTSPKDFEAVRDALKSAGFTPEHAEVTMIASTYQKLEGAQANSMIRLLETLEDLDDTQNVYSNFDMDDVPVAH from the coding sequence ATGTCAGGCCACTCTAAATGGGCAACAATTAAGCATAAGAAGGGCGCTACGGATGCGAAGCGCGGCAAGATTTTCACACGTCTGATCAAGGAAATCACTATTGCAGCCAAGGGTGGCGGTGGCGATCCCGACGGCAATCCGCGTCTGCGCACGGCGATTCTGGCGGCCAAGGCCGAGAACATGCCTGCGGACAATATCAAACGCGCGATCCAGCGCGGTACGGGCGAGCTGGAAGGTTTGAGCTACGAGGAGATCGCGTTTGAGGGTTACGGTCCTGGCGGCGTGGCGATCATGGTGGAAGTGACCACGGACAATCGCAACCGTGCGGTAAGCGAAGTGCGCCACGCCTTCAGCAAGAACGGCGGCAACCTTGGCGAAACGGGAAGCGTTGGCTACCTGTTCAGCAAGAGGGGCGTCATCGTCGTGGCCAAGGCTGGAACGAACGAGGACAAGATTACCGAGGTCGTTCTTGAAGCTGGTGCGGATGACCTGAGCGAGGAAGGCGATAACTGGGAGATTTTGACGTCTCCAAAGGATTTTGAGGCCGTGCGGGATGCGCTGAAGTCGGCAGGATTTACGCCGGAGCATGCCGAGGTGACGATGATCGCTTCGACGTATCAGAAGCTCGAAGGTGCGCAGGCAAACTCGATGATTCGGCTGTTGGAAACGTTGGAAGACCTGGATGACACGCAGAATGTGTACTCCAACTTCGATATGGACGATGTGCCGGTTGCACATTAA
- a CDS encoding acyloxyacyl hydrolase: MKRFVAVLGLVLAAAGVNAQVQKSDVGAVANSTPWEFGALVQGGKGVTDNRDDFKFLMVGGHLGKVLTQEMGHSMLRGNFEYAVEVFPFWQSYTPTFQRANCAPGTSITITCSNLFTTGGTYTGASVTPIILRWNFTSGRKIMPWVQAAGGVLWTNHKYPAFGQGPLNLVNDGPGSDASVFNFTPQGGVGFHYFVKPKRSVDFAANAVHISSASLGDKNPGVNASVQFNVGYTWWK, from the coding sequence ATGAAGCGATTTGTAGCGGTGTTGGGACTTGTTTTGGCGGCAGCAGGTGTGAATGCGCAGGTTCAGAAGAGCGATGTGGGTGCGGTGGCCAACTCCACTCCCTGGGAGTTCGGTGCGTTGGTCCAGGGTGGCAAGGGCGTCACAGACAACCGTGACGATTTCAAGTTCCTTATGGTTGGCGGTCACCTGGGTAAGGTACTGACTCAAGAGATGGGGCACTCGATGCTGCGCGGAAACTTCGAGTATGCCGTCGAGGTCTTTCCCTTCTGGCAATCCTATACACCGACGTTTCAGCGCGCGAATTGTGCGCCGGGGACTTCCATTACCATTACGTGTTCCAACCTCTTCACTACGGGGGGAACGTACACCGGAGCTTCAGTGACACCCATTATTCTGCGGTGGAACTTCACCTCGGGCCGCAAAATCATGCCCTGGGTGCAGGCCGCGGGCGGCGTTTTGTGGACAAACCACAAGTACCCGGCATTTGGACAGGGGCCTTTGAATCTGGTGAACGACGGACCAGGATCGGACGCGAGTGTATTCAACTTCACGCCGCAGGGCGGAGTTGGATTTCACTACTTCGTGAAGCCGAAGCGCAGCGTAGACTTTGCGGCGAACGCGGTCCATATTTCTTCGGCCAGCCTGGGAGACAAGAATCCTGGTGTGAATGCGTCGGTGCAGTTCAACGTGGGTTACACCTGGTGGAAGTAA
- the ftcD gene encoding glutamate formimidoyltransferase, with protein sequence MNLNGEPIVECVPNFSEGLNEETIRAIVCSMQVFGVSLLDWSMDATHNRSVVTMAGAPEAVAEAAIRGAGKAAELIDLTRQTGVHPRIGAADVIPFVPVRGYTLAQCAMLARNAAMQIWRRYGVPVYLYEAAAARPDRVNLEDVRRGQFEGIREAVKKDAKSRPDVGGPDLHATAGASAVGARSFLIAYNLYLDKGDVAAARAIAKEIRASNGGLAGVKAMGVLANGRAQVSMNITDFRRMPMDRVFQTAEKLAKQQGVQIESAELIGLIPEEAYTPDASWLRPIPEFDPAERVLERKLENPRHWPL encoded by the coding sequence ATGAATTTGAATGGTGAACCAATTGTTGAGTGTGTCCCCAATTTTTCCGAGGGACTGAACGAAGAGACCATAAGGGCGATCGTCTGCTCCATGCAGGTTTTTGGGGTGAGCCTGCTGGACTGGTCGATGGATGCGACGCATAACCGCAGCGTGGTAACGATGGCTGGAGCGCCCGAAGCTGTGGCCGAGGCGGCGATTCGCGGAGCAGGTAAAGCTGCTGAGCTGATCGATCTGACGCGGCAGACCGGGGTGCATCCACGCATTGGAGCGGCGGATGTAATCCCGTTTGTGCCTGTTCGCGGGTACACGCTTGCCCAGTGTGCCATGCTGGCGCGGAACGCGGCGATGCAGATCTGGCGACGGTATGGGGTTCCGGTTTATCTCTATGAGGCGGCTGCAGCCAGGCCGGACCGCGTGAATCTTGAGGATGTTCGGCGCGGGCAGTTTGAGGGGATTCGCGAAGCCGTCAAAAAGGACGCGAAGTCCCGTCCTGACGTGGGCGGCCCCGATCTGCATGCCACGGCGGGCGCGAGTGCCGTAGGAGCACGCAGCTTTTTGATCGCATACAACTTGTATCTCGATAAGGGAGATGTTGCCGCCGCGCGTGCAATCGCCAAGGAGATCCGAGCGTCCAACGGAGGGCTGGCCGGGGTGAAGGCGATGGGCGTCCTGGCCAATGGCCGGGCGCAGGTGAGTATGAATATTACGGATTTTCGACGGATGCCTATGGACAGGGTCTTCCAGACGGCCGAAAAGCTGGCGAAGCAGCAGGGAGTTCAGATCGAGTCGGCGGAACTCATTGGTTTGATTCCGGAAGAGGCCTACACACCGGATGCGTCTTGGCTACGTCCAATACCTGAGTTCGATCCGGCGGAGCGAGTTTTGGAGCGTAAGCTCGAGAATCCGAGGCATTGGCCGCTATAA
- a CDS encoding IS30 family transposase, which produces MGNCYVQLDDFERVVIQSQLQMGWRPASIAAGLQRSRSTVTRELRRNGWKRPSESSAQSRRWGNGGYVARRAGQRARQAHRKPRVERKLVPGTPLWDQMCVHLRRRLSPFQIASTLSRMPDPVRLSHETIYTALYAMPRGELRTELLRLLRRKRPQRGTRDPNRHQRPFVDGMTLIDERPTEVDERLVPGHWEGDLIKGKMNRSRVGTLVERTTLFLALVKLEDGRAETTANAFATILNRFQSPMRLTLTYDQGREMAQHRTLTEKSGVKVYFAHPHSPWERGINENTNGLVREYLPKGQDLSVYSQQQLDEIAMQLNARIRKSLGNKAPAELFLPQGDFDFVKFWQNPDKVKNVALGT; this is translated from the coding sequence ATGGGGAATTGTTATGTTCAGCTGGATGATTTTGAGCGTGTTGTGATTCAGAGTCAGCTTCAGATGGGTTGGAGACCAGCGTCGATCGCCGCCGGTCTGCAGCGCTCGCGATCGACGGTGACGCGGGAGCTGCGTCGCAACGGCTGGAAGCGGCCTTCCGAGAGCAGTGCGCAGAGCCGGCGCTGGGGCAACGGTGGTTATGTTGCGCGGCGGGCGGGACAGCGGGCGCGGCAGGCCCATCGCAAGCCCCGTGTGGAGCGGAAGCTGGTGCCGGGCACGCCGTTGTGGGACCAGATGTGCGTGCATCTTCGCAGACGCTTGAGTCCGTTCCAGATCGCGTCCACACTGTCACGTATGCCCGATCCGGTGCGCCTCTCGCATGAGACCATCTACACCGCGCTCTACGCCATGCCGCGGGGTGAGCTGCGCACGGAGCTGCTGCGCCTTCTGCGACGCAAGCGTCCCCAGCGCGGCACACGCGATCCCAACCGCCACCAGCGGCCCTTCGTGGACGGCATGACCCTGATCGACGAGCGGCCCACCGAGGTGGACGAGCGTCTCGTTCCCGGCCACTGGGAGGGTGACCTCATCAAGGGAAAGATGAACCGCTCTCGCGTCGGCACCCTGGTCGAGCGCACCACGCTCTTCCTCGCCCTGGTCAAGCTCGAGGACGGTCGCGCCGAGACCACCGCCAACGCCTTCGCCACCATCCTCAATCGCTTCCAAAGTCCCATGCGCCTCACCCTCACCTACGACCAGGGAAGGGAGATGGCCCAGCACCGCACCCTCACAGAGAAGTCTGGCGTCAAGGTCTACTTCGCCCATCCCCACAGCCCATGGGAAAGAGGCATCAACGAAAACACCAACGGCCTGGTCCGTGAATACCTCCCCAAGGGACAGGACCTCAGCGTTTACTCCCAGCAGCAACTCGACGAAATCGCCATGCAGCTCAACGCAAGAATCAGAAAATCCCTCGGAAACAAAGCCCCAGCTGAACTCTTCCTACCACAAGGTGACTTCGACTTCGTAAAGTTCTGGCAAAACCCAGATAAAGTAAAAAACGTTGCACTTGGAACATGA
- a CDS encoding zf-HC2 domain-containing protein, with protein MTCTEFLAKMTDFFDGHVEPTLLSEIKTHLGECHHCEVVVSTTRQTIEIYRDNQVYELPTDVRERTISSIMARCKEGC; from the coding sequence GTGACCTGCACCGAGTTTCTTGCCAAGATGACCGATTTCTTCGACGGCCACGTCGAACCGACACTTTTGTCTGAAATCAAGACTCATCTCGGCGAATGTCATCATTGCGAGGTCGTCGTCAGCACCACCCGCCAGACCATCGAAATCTACCGCGACAACCAGGTCTACGAACTCCCGACCGACGTCCGCGAACGCACCATCTCCTCGATCATGGCCCGCTGCAAAGAAGGCTGCTAG
- a CDS encoding sigma-70 family RNA polymerase sigma factor: MTATAPQIEEQEIHPDVALVERARAGDQAAFEKLVRQYDRQIFRTAQHITQNREDAEDITQDVFLKAYRKLDQFQGNSKFSTWLTRIAVNESLMRLRKRKTSRTVSMDQDVQTEEGSIPRDFADWSPNPEQNFTQSELSEILKKTIAGLAPGFRTVFTLRDIENLSTEETAEALGLSVPAVKSRLLRARLQLRERLSRYLKKNEGLTS; the protein is encoded by the coding sequence ATGACAGCGACTGCGCCTCAGATCGAAGAGCAAGAGATCCATCCCGATGTCGCACTGGTCGAGCGCGCGCGCGCCGGCGACCAAGCTGCGTTCGAAAAGCTCGTCCGCCAGTATGACCGGCAGATCTTCCGGACAGCCCAGCACATTACCCAGAACCGCGAAGACGCTGAAGACATCACCCAGGACGTTTTCCTGAAGGCCTACCGCAAATTGGACCAGTTTCAGGGAAACTCCAAGTTTTCAACTTGGCTGACGCGAATTGCCGTGAACGAGAGCCTGATGCGCCTCCGCAAGCGCAAAACCAGCCGGACCGTCTCCATGGACCAGGATGTTCAGACCGAAGAAGGCTCCATTCCGCGCGATTTTGCCGACTGGAGTCCCAATCCGGAACAAAACTTCACCCAATCCGAGCTTTCCGAGATCCTGAAGAAGACAATTGCAGGTCTCGCCCCCGGATTTAGAACCGTTTTTACACTTCGTGACATCGAAAACTTATCGACCGAAGAAACCGCAGAGGCGCTAGGCCTCTCCGTTCCGGCGGTCAAATCCCGATTGCTACGCGCCCGGCTTCAACTCCGTGAACGTCTCAGCCGGTATCTGAAGAAGAATGAGGGCCTGACGTCGTGA
- a CDS encoding transglycosylase SLT domain-containing protein: MKSLENRGGLRPGARITSALVLCLALTSVDGLAATKKKPATATSAKKKATPAGSHGKAAAKGTGKKGAKGSKGKGIKGRGAKAKVVSVHSAPTAQSLHLARAFAASTQLRPMAQQLAANRSPAAFAGVSEYARQHPGEAASAAYLSLGHAYMLDRRFSDASSAFRQAAAQGDALNDYADYLGAQAALQSGNGSVAFSLLSGFAQKYPESIFAANAPVLLANAYLQQNNASMALQTLQANASSSQATHSDFQYAKGRALQVSGQNQQAIAVFREIYLRQPLTTEAGQARTQLSALGAQLTAAERKIHADQLFNAKRYTEASAEYHALEHDDASLSLADKDALEIYAAVCDLKLKHLSRRDVERLPDTNDDSAALKLYLTAEISRNEKDIQAQRNAMQAMIERFPHSRWTEEALYSGGNMHLLQHDASNAIWHYSQLYTNFPNSVYAPSAHWRTAWMNYRLRRYPEAARLMEEQIARYPQSTEASAALFWRARLYEDPEKNFSQAVNFYQVLSEVYRNYYYGVMARVRLRALGQQPVVAPAPTLASVKTPATPILIAELPENDPHLIKARLLANAALNEYIAPEIQMSPTSAQWGTLAQAEIYASYGENVRALQSMKHSGLSFFALPIDEVPAEYWHLLFPKPYWSEITEQAQRNNVDPYLVASLIRQETEFNPVAVSRMNAYGLMQLLPAVGKAQAKRQGIKGFNTNMLLNPSTNIALGVANLKQVMDRFGGQPEYALAAYNAGDVPVRNWMALNDYKDMPEFVESIPYTETREYVQAIMRNREMYRQLYSGAK, from the coding sequence TTGAAGAGTTTAGAGAATCGTGGCGGGCTACGACCGGGCGCCCGGATAACCAGTGCGCTGGTGCTTTGCCTTGCCTTGACCTCCGTGGATGGACTGGCAGCGACGAAAAAGAAGCCAGCGACCGCGACGAGCGCGAAGAAAAAGGCGACACCCGCCGGCTCCCATGGGAAGGCTGCGGCCAAGGGGACAGGTAAAAAGGGGGCCAAAGGTTCGAAGGGCAAAGGCATAAAAGGCAGAGGAGCGAAGGCAAAAGTCGTCTCCGTTCACTCCGCGCCGACCGCGCAGAGTCTTCATCTGGCGCGCGCTTTTGCGGCCAGCACGCAGTTACGGCCGATGGCGCAGCAGCTGGCGGCGAACCGGAGCCCTGCTGCGTTCGCGGGAGTTTCGGAGTATGCACGTCAGCATCCTGGAGAAGCGGCTTCGGCGGCTTACCTGTCGCTTGGTCATGCGTACATGCTGGATCGCAGGTTCAGCGATGCGAGTTCTGCGTTTCGGCAGGCCGCCGCCCAGGGCGATGCTTTGAATGATTATGCGGATTACCTGGGCGCCCAGGCGGCGCTTCAGTCAGGAAATGGAAGTGTGGCCTTTTCGCTTTTGAGCGGATTCGCACAGAAGTATCCGGAGAGCATCTTTGCCGCGAATGCGCCGGTGCTTCTGGCAAATGCGTATTTGCAGCAGAATAATGCGTCGATGGCGTTGCAGACTTTGCAGGCCAATGCGAGCAGTTCGCAGGCCACGCACTCTGATTTTCAGTATGCGAAGGGCCGAGCGCTCCAGGTGAGCGGGCAGAATCAACAGGCGATTGCGGTCTTCCGCGAGATCTATCTGCGTCAGCCGCTCACCACTGAGGCCGGGCAGGCGCGCACGCAGCTGAGTGCGCTGGGGGCGCAACTGACGGCCGCAGAGCGGAAGATCCATGCCGATCAGCTCTTCAACGCGAAACGCTACACAGAAGCCAGCGCGGAGTATCACGCGCTGGAGCATGACGATGCCTCTCTGTCGCTTGCAGATAAAGATGCGCTGGAGATTTATGCGGCGGTGTGCGACCTGAAGTTGAAGCATCTTTCGCGGCGCGACGTGGAGCGTCTACCGGATACAAATGATGACAGCGCGGCGCTCAAGCTGTATCTCACGGCAGAGATCAGCCGGAATGAAAAAGACATTCAGGCCCAACGCAATGCGATGCAGGCGATGATTGAGCGCTTTCCGCATAGCCGATGGACGGAAGAGGCGCTTTACTCCGGCGGAAACATGCATCTGCTGCAGCATGATGCGAGCAATGCGATCTGGCATTATTCGCAGTTGTATACGAACTTTCCGAACAGCGTGTACGCCCCCAGCGCCCACTGGCGCACGGCGTGGATGAACTATCGGTTGCGGCGGTATCCGGAGGCGGCGCGGCTGATGGAAGAGCAGATCGCACGCTATCCGCAGAGCACGGAGGCATCTGCGGCGCTGTTCTGGCGGGCACGGCTGTATGAGGATCCCGAGAAGAATTTCTCGCAGGCAGTGAACTTCTACCAAGTTCTTTCGGAGGTTTATCGCAACTACTACTACGGCGTGATGGCGCGCGTGCGCCTGCGTGCGCTGGGACAACAGCCTGTGGTTGCGCCCGCACCGACACTTGCCAGCGTGAAGACGCCAGCGACTCCGATACTGATTGCCGAGTTGCCTGAGAACGATCCGCATCTGATCAAGGCGCGTTTGCTCGCGAATGCGGCGTTGAATGAATACATCGCGCCGGAGATCCAGATGAGTCCGACGAGCGCGCAGTGGGGAACGCTGGCACAGGCGGAGATCTATGCCTCTTACGGAGAAAATGTACGCGCCCTCCAGTCGATGAAGCACAGTGGTTTGTCGTTCTTCGCTCTGCCGATCGATGAGGTGCCTGCGGAGTACTGGCATCTGTTGTTCCCGAAACCTTATTGGAGCGAGATCACGGAGCAGGCGCAGAGGAACAACGTGGACCCTTATCTCGTGGCATCGCTGATTCGACAGGAGACGGAGTTCAATCCGGTAGCGGTTTCTCGTATGAACGCTTACGGGTTGATGCAGCTTCTACCGGCGGTCGGTAAAGCGCAGGCAAAGCGCCAGGGCATCAAGGGATTCAATACGAATATGCTGCTGAATCCTTCGACAAACATCGCGCTGGGTGTTGCGAACCTGAAGCAGGTGATGGACCGTTTTGGAGGACAGCCTGAGTATGCGCTTGCGGCTTACAACGCTGGCGATGTTCCGGTGCGCAACTGGATGGCGTTGAACGACTACAAGGACATGCCGGAGTTTGTCGAATCGATACCTTACACAGAGACGCGAGAGTACGTGCAGGCGATCATGCGGAATCGGGAGATGTATCGGCAGCTGTATAGCGGGGCCAAGTAA
- a CDS encoding ABC transporter permease, which translates to MRLAETIRESIASLLRNRMRSGLTMLGIAWGLVTVVLLISYGDNLGRTVLNGFLGIGNNVVMVFGGQTSMQSGGERAGKKIKLQLEDLEAVKESMPLIKAVSAEYDNTYAFKWEAKSVNINTKAIELPYGAMRKLDVEEGRFFQQDDFTEHRKVCIFGPRAAEKLFNGFPPVGQTVLIAGHSFDVIGVLRNKIQDSSNNGPDNQNVFLPFDTMREVDSIRDPGMIVFQPLSADLHTKALKSVRAIIAGRHHFDPNDKKAVNSWDTVEDSGELMQFTLALKIMLGIIGVMTLMVGGVGVMNIMLVSVTERTREIGLMKALGARRRDVLLQFLVEGLTLTFLAGLAGLVVALILPHLVPPMPLYSDIYKTANHEGDIVLTPSFLIIGVSFVILAFVGLISGFLPALRASKLDPVVALHHE; encoded by the coding sequence ATGCGTCTTGCAGAAACCATCCGCGAAAGCATCGCCTCCCTTCTCCGCAACCGCATGCGCTCAGGGCTCACCATGCTAGGCATCGCGTGGGGACTCGTCACTGTGGTCCTTTTGATCAGTTACGGAGACAACCTTGGTCGCACCGTCCTCAACGGCTTCCTCGGTATCGGCAACAACGTCGTTATGGTCTTCGGCGGTCAGACCAGCATGCAAAGCGGGGGCGAGCGCGCAGGGAAAAAGATCAAGCTGCAGCTCGAAGATCTCGAAGCCGTTAAAGAATCCATGCCGCTCATCAAGGCAGTCTCGGCAGAGTACGACAACACCTACGCCTTCAAATGGGAGGCCAAATCAGTCAACATCAACACCAAGGCCATCGAGCTTCCCTACGGTGCCATGCGTAAGCTTGACGTCGAAGAGGGCCGCTTCTTTCAGCAGGACGACTTCACCGAGCACCGCAAAGTATGCATCTTCGGCCCCCGCGCCGCGGAAAAGCTCTTCAACGGATTCCCTCCCGTCGGCCAGACCGTGCTCATCGCGGGCCATTCTTTTGATGTCATCGGCGTTTTACGCAACAAGATTCAGGACTCCTCCAATAACGGTCCCGACAATCAAAACGTTTTTCTACCCTTCGACACCATGCGCGAAGTCGACAGCATCCGCGACCCCGGCATGATCGTATTCCAGCCGCTCTCCGCCGACCTGCACACGAAGGCGCTCAAATCCGTCCGCGCCATCATCGCCGGACGTCATCACTTTGATCCGAACGATAAAAAAGCCGTCAACAGTTGGGACACCGTCGAAGACTCCGGGGAACTCATGCAGTTCACCCTCGCCCTCAAAATCATGCTCGGCATCATCGGCGTCATGACCCTCATGGTCGGAGGCGTAGGCGTCATGAACATCATGCTCGTCTCCGTCACCGAACGCACCCGAGAGATCGGTCTGATGAAAGCGCTGGGCGCACGACGAAGAGATGTCCTGCTCCAGTTCCTCGTCGAAGGATTAACGCTCACCTTCCTCGCGGGGCTCGCAGGACTGGTCGTGGCACTCATTCTGCCGCACCTCGTGCCGCCGATGCCCCTCTATTCTGACATCTATAAAACCGCAAACCACGAGGGAGACATTGTGCTCACGCCCTCGTTCCTGATCATCGGCGTGTCCTTCGTCATCCTCGCCTTCGTCGGTCTCATCTCCGGGTTTCTTCCTGCGCTACGAGCCTCGAAGCTCGACCCCGTCGTCGCCCTGCACCACGAGTAG
- a CDS encoding ABC transporter permease, giving the protein MPLFEIFRQTIQALWQTKLRSFLTMFGIVWGISSVILLVGLGIGFQKDQQERMKNLGTNIAIIFGGRTGAQAGGYAAGREIRLTIDDARAIRDQAVLVKSVSPEIRRSVQEVSQYNAANRAVRGIWPAYQDFRSLRLSAGRRISEQDEQNGERVAVLGDESATQLFRNFSPIGETLMMGGYPYKVIGVLKKKQQNGSYGSGPDSSQLFVPYSAMARDFPPLDKNMTSTRNLISNLVIQPISADASPAAILETRRILASRHHYDPADQEALWIWDTLEGAKFTARIFGVMTIFFGAVAVLTLALGGIGVMNIMLVAVTERTREIGIRKALGARPSDIRHQFLIESGIITVLSGTTGFVLAVGLCLLLNYLPLPEFLPHPAISGAAIIASLVTLAGITLFAGTYPARRAAGLNPIECLRAE; this is encoded by the coding sequence ATGCCCCTCTTCGAGATCTTTCGGCAGACAATCCAAGCGCTTTGGCAGACCAAATTGCGCAGCTTTCTGACCATGTTTGGCATTGTCTGGGGCATCAGCTCCGTCATTCTCCTCGTCGGTCTCGGCATCGGCTTTCAAAAAGACCAGCAGGAACGAATGAAGAACCTCGGCACCAACATCGCCATCATCTTCGGTGGACGTACCGGCGCACAGGCCGGAGGTTATGCGGCAGGGCGCGAGATACGCCTCACCATCGACGATGCCCGCGCCATCCGCGATCAGGCCGTCCTCGTAAAAAGTGTTAGCCCGGAGATCCGCCGCTCTGTCCAGGAGGTCTCGCAATACAACGCCGCCAACCGCGCCGTGCGTGGCATTTGGCCAGCCTATCAGGATTTCCGTTCCCTCCGTCTCTCCGCTGGCCGCCGCATCTCCGAACAAGACGAGCAGAACGGAGAACGTGTTGCGGTTCTGGGAGACGAAAGCGCTACCCAACTCTTCCGCAACTTCTCTCCTATTGGCGAAACCCTGATGATGGGCGGATATCCCTACAAAGTCATAGGCGTTCTCAAAAAGAAGCAACAAAACGGCAGTTACGGCTCAGGCCCGGACAGCTCGCAGCTCTTCGTGCCTTACTCTGCGATGGCCCGTGACTTCCCTCCCCTCGATAAGAACATGACGAGCACACGAAACCTGATCAGCAACCTCGTCATCCAGCCCATCAGCGCCGACGCCAGCCCCGCGGCCATCCTTGAAACGCGCCGCATCCTCGCATCGCGTCACCACTACGATCCCGCAGACCAGGAAGCCCTCTGGATCTGGGACACGCTCGAAGGCGCGAAGTTTACCGCAAGGATCTTCGGTGTCATGACTATCTTCTTCGGCGCGGTTGCAGTGCTCACCCTCGCGCTCGGCGGTATCGGCGTCATGAACATCATGCTCGTCGCAGTCACTGAGCGCACACGCGAGATCGGCATTCGCAAAGCCCTCGGCGCACGCCCATCAGACATACGCCACCAGTTCCTCATCGAATCCGGCATTATCACCGTTCTTTCTGGGACGACTGGATTCGTCCTTGCCGTGGGTCTTTGTCTTCTCCTCAACTATCTCCCCTTGCCTGAGTTTCTTCCTCATCCCGCAATCTCCGGCGCAGCCATCATCGCTTCGCTCGTTACCCTCGCAGGCATTACGCTCTTCGCTGGAACATATCCAGCTCGGCGCGCCGCTGGCCTGAACCCCATTGAGTGCCTGAGGGCAGAGTAA